GCTGCTGGCGGTGCTGTCGTCGCCACGGTTCCTGTTCCGTCTCGGTGGCGACGAGGCCGCCGAGCCCCGCGCCGCCGGCCAGGCCGTCGCGGGGCGCTTGGCCCTCGGTCTGTGGGATTCACTTCCCGATCGCGAGCTCCGCGAGGCCGCCGCCCGTGGTCAGCTGGTTACTCCGGAGCAGGTCCGCCGCCAGGCGGAGCGCATGCTCGGCGATTCCCGCGGCCGGGCGAAGCTCCGCGACACGCTCGTCGCCTGGTTGCGGCTCGACCAGGCGGAGGTGCCCGAGAAAGACCCGGCGCGGTTCCCCGAGTTCACGGTGGAAGTCGCTGCCGACCTGCGGACGAGCCTCGAGATCCAGCTCGACGACATCCTCTGGGGCGGGCCCACCGCCGACTTCCGTCGCTTGTTTACCGACGACCGACTGCCGCTCAACGGCCGCCTCGCGCTGCTGTACGGAATCGATCTCCCGCCCGGCGCCGATTTCCGGCGGACGCGCCCCGACGACGGCCATCGTGCCGGCCTGCTCACCCACCCCTACCTGATGTCCCAGCTGGCCTACCGCGGGGGGACGTCGCCGATCCACCGCGGCGTGTTCCTCGTCCGCAGCGTGCTGGGCAACGTCCTCCGGCCTCCCCCGGAGGCGATCGCCCCGCTCGCCCCCGACCTCCATCCCGGGCTCTCGACGCGGCAGCGGGTCGAGCTGCAGACGAGCCCCGCCACCTGCCGGACCTGCCATGCGGCGATCAATCCCCTCGGGTTTTCGCTCGAGGCCTACGACGCGATCGGCCGTTACCGTCCGACGGTGACCCCGGACGGGGTGCCGGTGGACGACAACGGCGCGTACCAGCCGCGGCACGGGCCGGCGGTCGCGTTTCGCGGTGCCCGTGAACTGGGGGGGATGGTCGCCGCCAGCGACGACGCGGCCGAGACGTTCGTGCGCGTCATGTTTCACGGCCTCGTGCAGCAGCCGCTGGCGGCATTCGGCCCCGATCTGGCCGCCGAGCTGGGCCGTTCGTTCCGGGAACAGGGCTACGACATCCGCCGTCTGGCGGTCGATATCATGGTGGTGGCAGCCGCCGGGCCCCCGGCTACGGCGGCGGTTTCGTCCGCAGGAGCACCCTGATGAGCGACGGGCGCGAGCGATTGGCGCGGCGTGAGCTGCTTGGCCGCCTCGGGGTCGGCGGGGCGGTGCTGCCGTTCCTCGGCAACCTCCCCAGCCTCGCCCATGCGGCTGCGGCCGGGCCGAAGCAGCGCCTCGTCATCGTCTTCTCCCCGGACGGAACGGTGCGGAAGAACTTCTGGCCCGCCGCCGGATCGTTCACCGCGCTTTGGGACTCCGCGTCTCCCGCCGCGCTCCCGCCGATCCTCGCCCCGCTCGAGCCGTTTCGTGACCGGCTCCTGACGCTCAAGGGGGTTTGCAACAAGATCCGCGGCGACGGCGACGGGCACATGCGCGGGATCGGCTGCCTGCTGACCGGCGTCGAACTGTTTCCCGGCAACATCCAGGGGGGCAGCGACACGCCGGCCGGCTGGTCGAGCGGGCCGTCGATCGACCAGCAGATCCGCGCCCACCTCCAGGCCCGGCCCGACACCGCGACCCGGTTCGGGTCGCTCGAGTTCGGCGTCCTCGTGCCCGAGCGGGCCGATACCTGGACGCGGATGATCTACGCCGGCCCCAACCGCCCCGTGGCACCGATCGACGATCCCTACCGGATGTTCGCCCGGCTCTACGGCCAGGCCCGCGACCGCGAGGCTTTGTCCAGCGTGCTCGACGACGTCGTCGACGATCTCCGTGCCGTGGCGGCGGCGGTGCCGGCCGCCGACCGGCGGATCCTCGAGGAGCACGCGGCGCTGGTCCGCGGGCTGGAGACGGAACTGGCGGCGCAGCGCGCCGCGGCCGCCCACCCGGTGCCGGTGCTCGAGCCGGGGATCCTCGAGGACAACGACCGGATGCCGCAGATCAGCCGGATGCAGATCGAGCTGGTGGTGGCGGCGCTGGCGGCCGATTTCACGCGCGTCGCGAGCCTCCAATACACCAACTCCGTCGGCCAGGCGCGGATGAAATGGCTCGGGGTCGACGAGGGGCAGCACGACTTGTCGCACGAGCCCAACGGCAACGAAGCGGCCCAGGAAAAACTGACGAAGATCAACACCTGGTATGCCGGCGAGATCGCCCACCTCGCCCGGCGCCTCGCCGAGACGCCCGAGCCCGACGGCTCCGGGTCGCTCCTCGACCACACCACGATCCTCTGGACCAACGAGCTCGGCGAGGGCAACTCCCACACCCGCAACGACATCCCGTGGGTCCTCGTCGGTGGCGGCCTGGGGTTCACGACGGGCCGGGCCCTGGAGTTTCCCGGCGTCCCGCACAACCGCTTCCTGCTGTCGCTGGCCCACGCCTTCGGAGTCACCGGCCTGGAGCGCTTCGGCAACCCCGATTTCTGTGCCGATGGCCCGCTTACCGGCCTGGCCTGACCGGCCCGGCGCCGGACGAGGTGCGGCGGTGCGGCGAGTGACGGTGGCCTTGGCAGTGCTCGCGGCGGTGGCGGCGGCCATGCCCCCCCGGCAGCTGCGCGTCGAGGGGTTGTCGATGCTCCCCGGACTCGCGCCGGAGGCCGTCGTGAGCATCGGCTGGCGCGAACGCGCCATGGCGATTGCCGGCCTCGACCGCCAGCAACGCTGGGTGTTCCGTGCCCCCGACGGGGCGCTGGCCGTGAAGCGCCTGGTCGGCCTGCCCGGCGAGCGGGTCGCGATCGACGACGGCGATCTCGTCGTCGACGGCCGGAGGCTGCCGGCAGCGCCGCCGCTCCTCCGCGCGACCGCCTCGGCGGTCGCGGCGACGCTCTCCGGAGGCGGCGACACCGTGACGATCACGGCGACCGGCGCGGTGTACGACGACTGCCCGGAAGCGGTGTCGGAGCGGCGACTCCTCCTCCCGGCGAGCGACGGGGGAGCGTGGGCCCTGGTGGCCGCCGGTCCGGCGGGTCCGCCGCGCCGCGTCACGGTGACGCTCGGCGACCGGATCGTGACCTGGCGTCTCGAGGGCGCCGACGCCGCGCTGCTCGTCGCCGGCCGGCTCGACGGGCGGTTCGTCGCCGTCGCCTGGCCGGCGACGAATGCGCCACCTGCCGCCGACGGTTCACGGGTGCCCTGGCCCCCGGGCATGCCGGCCGGGTGGCAGGTGGAGCTCCCGTGGAGTGTCGCCACGGCAGCGCCGTTCAGGGCCGAGGTCCGCTGCCCGGGGGCGACGGT
This portion of the Planctomycetota bacterium genome encodes:
- a CDS encoding DUF1552 domain-containing protein, yielding MSDGRERLARRELLGRLGVGGAVLPFLGNLPSLAHAAAAGPKQRLVIVFSPDGTVRKNFWPAAGSFTALWDSASPAALPPILAPLEPFRDRLLTLKGVCNKIRGDGDGHMRGIGCLLTGVELFPGNIQGGSDTPAGWSSGPSIDQQIRAHLQARPDTATRFGSLEFGVLVPERADTWTRMIYAGPNRPVAPIDDPYRMFARLYGQARDREALSSVLDDVVDDLRAVAAAVPAADRRILEEHAALVRGLETELAAQRAAAAHPVPVLEPGILEDNDRMPQISRMQIELVVAALAADFTRVASLQYTNSVGQARMKWLGVDEGQHDLSHEPNGNEAAQEKLTKINTWYAGEIAHLARRLAETPEPDGSGSLLDHTTILWTNELGEGNSHTRNDIPWVLVGGGLGFTTGRALEFPGVPHNRFLLSLAHAFGVTGLERFGNPDFCADGPLTGLA